The proteins below are encoded in one region of Panulirus ornatus isolate Po-2019 chromosome 4, ASM3632096v1, whole genome shotgun sequence:
- the LOC139764821 gene encoding uncharacterized protein → IHNLTEAAGGNYRCEVSGEAPVFKTSSDSALLIVVDLPDEQPRIIEDGVGPYRLQQLITVNCTSHGARPAPNLTFYINDESVDPTWDSRELVFVNETSGLETAVKSLQFPLRLTMVQLDGLQVKCVASIPEMYWLSSETTLSVELPHNYSHLFGSQGSVSYSSSQKTATHTPLLSTLVFLASRLLW, encoded by the coding sequence atacacaacttgACGGAGGCGGCCGGGGGCAACTACCGATGCGAGGTGTCTGGGGAAGCCCCTGTGTTCAAAACCTCCTCAGACAGTGCCCTCTTGATTGTCGTAGATTTGCCAGACGAGCAGCCAAGGATTATCGAAGATGGAGTTGGACCCTACAGGCTTCAGCAGCTGATCACCGTCAACTGTACGTCCCACGGCGCCAGGCCTGCCCCAAACCTCACCTTCTACATCAACGACGAGTCTGTTGACCCTACTTGGGACAGTCGGGAGCTGGTGTTTGTGAACGAGACGTCGGGGTTGGAGACGGCCGTAAAGAGCCTGCAGTTTCCCCTGCGGCTGACCATGGTGCAGCTGGACGGTCTGCAAGTGAAGTGTGTGGCGTCCATCCCCGAAATGTACTGGCTGAGCAGCGAGACGACCCTCTCTGTTGAGTTACCCCACAACTATAGCCACCTGTTCGGCTCACAGGGGTCTGTGTCGTACAGCAGCAGTCAGAAGACAGCAACCCACACGCCTCTTCTTTCTACTCTAGTCTTTCTCGCCAGCCGCCTCCTGTGGTAG